Within Vibrio campbellii CAIM 519 = NBRC 15631 = ATCC 25920, the genomic segment GGATACCAGAGAGTCCAAAAAATGCACAAAACAAACTTCGAAACTCTTCAAAGCTACTTAGAGTCTCAGATCATTGGTCAGCATGATCTCGTTAAACAGCTACTTATTGCTCTACTTGCCGATGGGCATATCTTGGTTGAAGGCCCTCCAGGATTGGCTAAGACCCGTGCGGTGAAATCCCTATCGGATTGTGTAGAAGGTGATTTCCACCGTATTCAGTTCACACCAGACCTACTGCCAGCCGATTTGACGGGTACCGATATCTTCCGTCCAGAAACGGGCGAATTTACCTTCCAGTCCGGTCCTATTTTCAACTCACTGATCCTTGCTGATGAGATCAACCGTGCGCCAGCTAAAGTGCAAGCTGCAATGCTTGAAGCAATGGCTGAGAAGCAAGTGACAGCAGGACGAAACACATACGCACTCCCAGAGCTATTCTTGGTGATGGCGACGCAAAACCCAATCGAGCAAGAAGGTACTTACCCGCTGCCAGAAGCACAGCTCGACCGTTTCTTGTTGCACCTTGATGTGGACTACCCAGATGCGGAACACGAGTTGGCTATCTTGCGCATCAACCGTGGTGAGGCAAAAGGCGAAGCGGCGATTGAACGCCCAAGCTTGAGCCAAGAAGACATCTTCACCGCACGCAAAGAGGTGCTCAACATCCACATGGCAGACGCAATCGAGCAATACATCGTTCGTCTTGTGATGGCGACTCGACAGCCAAGCGATTACGACTCAGAGCTTGCGAAGTGGCTATCTATGGGTGTGAGTCCACGTGCGACGATTGCGCTTGACCGTTGTGCTCGCGCTCATGCGTGGCTGGCAGGTCGTGACTTTGTCTCACCAGAAGATGTTCAAGCCATGGCTTACCCTGTACTACGCCATCGTCTGCTGCTTAGCTACCACGCTCAAGCAGAAGGCATTACAGCAAATCAGGTTATCGACAAGCTTCTTAACCTTGTAGGTAGCGCATAACGTAGGTAGGTGACATGTCTGCATCATATGCATTGCCACCTCATGCGAATGGGGTGACATTAACCCTTGAAGAGCTGCTTCAATATCGCACTCAATCGGTTCGTTGGTTGCCACCAGCACAGAGTATTTGGTCGCAAATGAGTGGTAACCATACCAGCCGTCAAAAAGGTCGTGGTATGGACTTCATGGAAGTGCGCCAATACCAAGCGGGTGATGACATTCGCAGCATCGATTGGCGAGTCACGGCTCGAACGGGAAAAGCGCACACCAAGTTGTTTGCTGAAGACAAAGAGCAAGCGGTGATCTTGTACATCGACTTGAGCCCAAGCATGCGCTTTGGATCGCAATATGTATTGAAGTCAGTTCAAATGGCACACTTCGCTAGCGTCTTGATTTGGCTGACGTTAGCCAAGAAAGACCGCATCGGCGCGGTGATAGATGATGGTTCCCAGTGTATTGAGTTCCGCCCTTCTTCTTTACAAAAGCAAGGGCTGAGAATTCTTGACGCGATAGTGAATACTCACAATCAATTGCTTACGAATCAACAAGCTGACAGCACACGTACGCTGCCTTACATGAACGCAATTGAAACGCTACACAACCTAACGCCGAAAGGCAGTGAGCTTATTCTGCTGAGTGATTTTGCTCAAGTTGAGGAGAAAGAGCTGGTTCAATTGCGTCGATTAAAGCAACACAACAGCGTTCGTGCAGTGCAGTTTTATGATCCTCTTGAGCGAGGCGAAACCGACTTCCGAGGCCAGGCGAAAGCATCCGATGGTCATCGAAGTCAGTGGTTTAATTTCGGTTCGAAAGGACAGCGCCAAGCGTTGGAATCTCATTTCGTTAAGCATCAGCAAGCCATCAAACAGCAGTGTCATTCGATGGCGATTCCATTTAACAGCCTGTCGAGCGGGTTACCGTTGGTTCAGCAGTTAAGCTAATCAAAGCAACAACATACAAATCATTCAAGCAGTAGTAATAGTAATGACAACGAATAATCAAAGCCTAAACCTTGAACCTTTAATCCTGCCAAATGCACCAGATTGGTTCCCACTTGCTTGGGGATGGTGGGCTGTTCTGGGCGGTGTAATTCTCTCCATCTTAATCGTCGTACTGTACTTAAGATGGCGTACAAAGCGTCTTGTGGCCAAGAAGACCGCATTGAAACTGTTGACCAATCCGATCACACCACACACACCGTCTTCTGCATTAGAGGTTCTTCGTCAAGCGGCTTTGAGTTACTTCCCTCGTGAAGAAATCGCGCCATTAACAGGTTCTGCTTGGTACGAGTTTCTTGATAGTTACACCAAAGAAACTCGATTTGTCGATAAACAACAACAGTGGCAAGCGGCGCTGTATCAAAAATCAGGTCACGAACAGCATCAAGATCTGATTGATGATTGTGCATACTGGATTGCGACCGCATTGCCACCAAAGAAAAAGGCAAAAACTCGTGACTGAGGCAACTCTCGTTTCGAGCCTCTCTCAGTGGTTGAACATTGAGTTTGTCTGGTGGTGGGCATTATTGTTACTGCCCCTACCTTGGCTGATTTATAAGTTCTTCCCTGAAGAGACTCAGCAAGCTGAAATTAAGCTGGCGTACCTGCCAGACAACAAACACAGCAACAAACCAAAACAGGTCGTACAAAAATGCCTGTCTATTGGCTTATGGGCTCTGTTAGTTGTCGCTTGTGCTCGACCGGTTTGGTATGGCGATCCGGTTGAGTTCCAACCGAAATACCGCGACATGATGTTAGTGGTCGACTTATCTGGCTCTATGCAGAAAGAAGACATGAACGACAACGGTGAATACATAGACCGTCTAACCGCCGTCAAAAGAGTCTTATCTGATTTCGTAGAAAAACGCCAAGGTGACCGCTTAGGTGTGGTTCTATTTGGTGATCATGCATATCTACAAACGCCGCTGACCGCTGACCGTAAAACCGTGATGCAACAGATCAATCAAACCGTCATTGGCTTGGTTGGCCAGCG encodes:
- a CDS encoding AAA family ATPase translates to MHKTNFETLQSYLESQIIGQHDLVKQLLIALLADGHILVEGPPGLAKTRAVKSLSDCVEGDFHRIQFTPDLLPADLTGTDIFRPETGEFTFQSGPIFNSLILADEINRAPAKVQAAMLEAMAEKQVTAGRNTYALPELFLVMATQNPIEQEGTYPLPEAQLDRFLLHLDVDYPDAEHELAILRINRGEAKGEAAIERPSLSQEDIFTARKEVLNIHMADAIEQYIVRLVMATRQPSDYDSELAKWLSMGVSPRATIALDRCARAHAWLAGRDFVSPEDVQAMAYPVLRHRLLLSYHAQAEGITANQVIDKLLNLVGSA
- a CDS encoding DUF58 domain-containing protein, coding for MSASYALPPHANGVTLTLEELLQYRTQSVRWLPPAQSIWSQMSGNHTSRQKGRGMDFMEVRQYQAGDDIRSIDWRVTARTGKAHTKLFAEDKEQAVILYIDLSPSMRFGSQYVLKSVQMAHFASVLIWLTLAKKDRIGAVIDDGSQCIEFRPSSLQKQGLRILDAIVNTHNQLLTNQQADSTRTLPYMNAIETLHNLTPKGSELILLSDFAQVEEKELVQLRRLKQHNSVRAVQFYDPLERGETDFRGQAKASDGHRSQWFNFGSKGQRQALESHFVKHQQAIKQQCHSMAIPFNSLSSGLPLVQQLS
- a CDS encoding DUF4381 domain-containing protein — its product is MTTNNQSLNLEPLILPNAPDWFPLAWGWWAVLGGVILSILIVVLYLRWRTKRLVAKKTALKLLTNPITPHTPSSALEVLRQAALSYFPREEIAPLTGSAWYEFLDSYTKETRFVDKQQQWQAALYQKSGHEQHQDLIDDCAYWIATALPPKKKAKTRD
- a CDS encoding vWA domain-containing protein translates to MTEATLVSSLSQWLNIEFVWWWALLLLPLPWLIYKFFPEETQQAEIKLAYLPDNKHSNKPKQVVQKCLSIGLWALLVVACARPVWYGDPVEFQPKYRDMMLVVDLSGSMQKEDMNDNGEYIDRLTAVKRVLSDFVEKRQGDRLGVVLFGDHAYLQTPLTADRKTVMQQINQTVIGLVGQRTAIGDGIGLGTKTFVDSDAPQRVMILLSDGSNTAGVLDPLEAAEIAEKYNATIYTVGVGAGEMMVKDFFMTRKVNTASDLDEQTLTKIAEMTGGKYFRARDAKELETIYDTINQLEPVSSDTQTWRPQSEWFPYPLGAALVLSVFLFVLRRKHG